Proteins from a genomic interval of Apteryx mantelli isolate bAptMan1 chromosome 5, bAptMan1.hap1, whole genome shotgun sequence:
- the STX18 gene encoding syntaxin-18 isoform X4 has product MSCSSAAPPAPRATSPAGPERCHIMSEYVRMTDTERDQIDQDAQIFMRTCADAIHQLRTEAHKGVQSTQVKEHRTAVLDFVEDYLKRVCKLYSEQRAIRVKRVIDKKRLSRLEPEQSNMSKSPLSPEKLSQNSLDDSEEKLSAEESKDRNLPDARTNLGLWGDGKGEDELSPEEIQMFEQENQRLVGEMNNLFDEVRQIEGKVVEISRLQEIFTEKVLQQETEIDNIHQLVVGATENIKEGNEDIREAIKNNAGFRVWILFFLVMCSFSLLFLDWCKEDNTKRLCK; this is encoded by the exons CCATATTATGTCTGAATACGTGAGGATGACGGATACAGAGCGTGATCAGATTGATCAAGATGCTCAGATATTTATGAGAACGTGTGCAGATGCCATTCATCAGCTGAGAACAGAAG CACACAAGGGTGTCCAGTCTACTCAGGTGAAGGAGCACCGGACAGCTGTCTTGGACTTCGTTGAAGATTATTTAAAAA GAGTGTGTAAGCTGTACTCTGAACAAAGAGCCATCCGAGTTAAACGAGTAATCGACAAGAAGAGACT TTCCAGACTTGAACCTGAGCAGAGCAACATGTCCAAATCACCTCTTTCCCCTGAAAAACTTTCACAGAATTCTTTAGATGATTCTGAAGAAAAGCTGTCTGCTGAGGAAAGCAAAG ACAGGAATTTGCCTGATGCCCGTACTAACCTTGGATTATGGGGGGATGGCAAAGGTGAAGATGAGCTGTCACCTGAAGAAATACAAATG tTTGAACAGGAGAACCAGAGACTTGTTGGTGAAATGAATAATCTGTTTGATGAAGTCAG ACAAATTGAAGGAAAAGTGGTAGAAATCTCCAGATTACAAGAGATATTCACTGAAAAAGTCTTGCAACAG GAAACTGAGATTGACAATATCCATCAATTAGTTGTGGGTGCAACAGAGAATATCAAAGAAGGCAATGAAGACATAAGAGAG GCTATCAAAAACAATGCTGGATTTAGAGTATGGATCCTCTTCTTTCTTGTGATGTGttccttttccttgcttttcctgGACTG GTGCAAAGAAGATAATACAAAAAGACTGTGTAAATGA